One region of Candidatus Abyssobacteria bacterium SURF_5 genomic DNA includes:
- a CDS encoding response regulator — translation MADLVIADDETEVRKKLEKELKHAGHSVRLAHDGLGALDTVMESAPDLLLVDWLMPVLTGGEVIERLRTDEKFAKKDIPIIGMTDLGDDKNIKVFIQRGADDTWMKDLSAKGIGELLGKIQLLLK, via the coding sequence ATGGCGGACTTGGTCATCGCGGACGACGAAACCGAGGTTCGGAAGAAACTGGAAAAGGAACTGAAGCACGCGGGTCATAGCGTCCGGCTCGCTCATGACGGGCTTGGCGCTCTGGATACGGTGATGGAGTCGGCTCCGGACCTTCTGCTTGTTGACTGGCTGATGCCCGTTCTCACCGGCGGCGAAGTCATCGAACGCCTCAGGACGGACGAGAAGTTCGCGAAAAAGGACATCCCAATCATCGGGATGACCGACCTCGGCGACGACAAGAATATAAAGGTATTCATTCAGCGCGGGGCCGATGATACCTGGATGAAGGACTTGAGCGCGAAGGGGATCGGCGAGTTGCTCGGCAAGATTCAGCTTCTTCTCAAATAG